One segment of Synechococcus sp. MU1617 DNA contains the following:
- the ftsY gene encoding signal recognition particle-docking protein FtsY, which produces MVFNWFERQADESQTPEPTPTPAPTPEPMAGGTDAPVSEAPEPTPAPAASEEEDEALVWAREAYARLKAQQQAASPVAEAAPEPTPAPSPEPAPSLTPLPTPGPAPLPTPSPAPAPGLSLLEQAAAQRQQRQQDLDDRAREAPPASTSAPTPAPALDSEEPQLGDFDQDFTWSAEVLAAQGRRVDQVSLEEIDWLGRLRRGLEKTRQGFVTSLLENLGDDPLTPEVLDDLETLLLRADAGVQATDQVLDALRQRMNEEVVDPVEGIRFLKEQLRGLLDTPIEASGVPLLAPERDRLNIWLMVGVNGVGKTTTLGKLANLAVRSGYSALIAAADTFRAAAVQQVEVWGERSDVPVVSNPSSNADPAAVVFDAIGAARSRKSDLLLVDTAGRLQTKHNLMEELQKVRKIIDRLAPEAKVESLLVLDASQGQNGLRQAMAFAEAAGLTGVVITKLDGTARGGVALAVSSEAGLPIRFIGAGEGIRDLRPFNSFEFVEALLAGR; this is translated from the coding sequence ATGGTGTTCAACTGGTTCGAACGACAGGCTGACGAGTCTCAGACGCCGGAGCCGACGCCCACCCCCGCGCCGACGCCGGAACCGATGGCTGGTGGGACTGATGCTCCCGTTTCAGAAGCGCCGGAGCCCACTCCAGCTCCTGCAGCCAGTGAGGAAGAAGACGAAGCTCTGGTTTGGGCCCGTGAGGCCTATGCCCGCCTGAAGGCTCAGCAACAGGCAGCGTCCCCTGTTGCTGAAGCGGCCCCCGAGCCCACCCCAGCGCCCAGTCCAGAACCAGCACCTTCACTTACACCTTTACCAACACCAGGTCCGGCACCTTTACCGACACCCTCTCCAGCACCAGCTCCCGGACTGTCGCTGCTGGAGCAGGCAGCGGCTCAGCGACAGCAGCGTCAGCAGGATCTGGATGACAGGGCTCGTGAGGCTCCACCTGCATCCACTTCGGCTCCCACCCCTGCGCCAGCTCTCGATTCAGAAGAGCCGCAGCTGGGTGACTTTGATCAGGATTTCACCTGGTCTGCCGAGGTGCTTGCGGCCCAGGGCCGTCGCGTTGATCAGGTTTCCCTCGAGGAAATCGATTGGTTGGGCCGGCTTCGCCGCGGCCTTGAAAAGACCCGTCAGGGCTTTGTCACCAGCCTTCTGGAGAATCTTGGTGACGACCCGTTAACGCCGGAGGTTCTTGACGATCTCGAAACTCTCTTGCTGAGGGCGGATGCTGGCGTCCAGGCCACCGATCAGGTGCTGGATGCCTTGCGTCAGCGGATGAATGAGGAGGTCGTTGATCCTGTGGAAGGGATTCGCTTCCTTAAGGAACAGCTGCGTGGCCTTTTGGACACGCCGATTGAGGCCAGTGGTGTTCCTCTTCTGGCGCCGGAACGGGATCGCCTCAACATCTGGTTGATGGTGGGGGTGAATGGGGTTGGTAAGACAACCACCCTGGGAAAACTTGCCAATCTGGCTGTTCGCAGCGGCTATTCGGCTCTGATTGCGGCCGCAGACACCTTCCGGGCTGCAGCCGTGCAGCAGGTTGAGGTCTGGGGAGAGCGCAGTGATGTTCCAGTGGTGTCCAACCCCAGCAGCAATGCCGACCCCGCTGCCGTTGTTTTCGATGCGATTGGTGCCGCTCGCTCGCGCAAGTCTGATCTGCTGCTGGTGGACACCGCCGGACGGTTGCAGACCAAGCACAACCTGATGGAGGAACTTCAAAAAGTCAGAAAGATCATCGACCGTTTGGCGCCGGAGGCGAAGGTCGAATCCTTGCTGGTTCTTGATGCAAGCCAGGGTCAGAACGGGCTTCGCCAGGCCATGGCCTTTGCCGAGGCGGCAGGCCTCACTGGTGTTGTAATCACCAAACTCGACGGCACAGCCCGTGGCGGCGTCGCCCTAGCGGTGTCGTCTGAGGCAGGTTTGCCGATTCGTTTCATCGGCGCTGGGGAAGGAATTCGTGATCTGCGCCCCTTCAACAGTTTTGAATTCGTTGAGGCTCTGCTGGCTGGACGCTGA
- a CDS encoding PP2C family protein-serine/threonine phosphatase has product MSSKPPGRHPSSAQRTGHPSPEAMASLRQLFDSLSSEQRRNQDLLVSLGFALRSFTNLQRFLELVPVVASRLVGVEGALLVPFQTDGRLWRDQLQGSPAEPSQDLLQRLAAFEPGSAVGFGSDDQQLLALDRLVQRCLPKAALFATSVTARGRTRGRLYVYARNGSLVWTEVHRRHVQLVADLAGVAIENDQMLQDARRHERVDRQLSIGAEIQAQLLPDRCPVIEGVDLAARCRPAFQVGGDYYDFIPTRPELIGRRRERGRWALVMGDVMGKGVPAGLLMTMLRGMLRAEVLSGLPPDRILHDLNQLAQEDLAQSHRFVTLFYSDLDPRTLRLRYANAAHNPPLLWRAERRVIMRLDAAGLLIGLQPEAEFALGEVRLEPGDVLLYYTDGVTEAPGITGDRFDEARLIRALETACRSGQGAQGILESLFERLDRFVGPDRQLEDDASLVVLKVPEAVTLPSVQGRSIA; this is encoded by the coding sequence TTGAGCAGCAAGCCGCCCGGACGTCATCCCAGCTCTGCGCAGCGGACTGGACACCCCTCGCCCGAGGCCATGGCTTCGTTGCGTCAGCTGTTTGACAGCCTCAGCAGCGAACAGCGCCGCAATCAGGATCTGTTGGTTTCCCTGGGGTTTGCCCTCCGCAGCTTCACCAACCTCCAGCGCTTTCTTGAGCTTGTGCCTGTCGTGGCCTCGCGCCTGGTGGGTGTTGAGGGGGCCTTGCTTGTTCCGTTTCAGACGGATGGTCGCCTCTGGCGTGATCAGTTGCAGGGGAGTCCAGCTGAGCCGTCCCAGGATCTGCTGCAGCGCTTAGCCGCCTTTGAACCTGGATCGGCCGTGGGTTTTGGCAGCGACGATCAGCAGCTGTTGGCGCTCGATCGTCTGGTTCAACGCTGCCTGCCCAAAGCGGCTTTGTTCGCCACGTCTGTGACGGCCCGTGGTCGGACGCGGGGCCGCCTTTACGTCTATGCCCGCAACGGCTCCTTGGTCTGGACCGAGGTGCACCGTCGGCACGTTCAGTTGGTGGCGGATCTTGCTGGTGTTGCGATCGAAAACGATCAGATGCTGCAGGACGCCCGCCGGCATGAGCGGGTCGATCGACAACTCAGCATTGGTGCAGAGATTCAGGCGCAGTTGTTGCCGGATCGTTGCCCCGTGATCGAGGGCGTTGATCTGGCCGCGCGCTGTCGGCCCGCTTTTCAGGTGGGCGGTGACTACTACGACTTCATTCCCACCCGTCCGGAACTCATCGGCAGACGCCGTGAGCGGGGTCGCTGGGCATTGGTGATGGGGGATGTCATGGGCAAAGGCGTTCCTGCTGGTCTGCTGATGACGATGTTGCGCGGGATGCTGCGCGCTGAGGTTCTCAGCGGTCTGCCACCGGATCGGATTCTCCACGACCTCAACCAGCTGGCGCAGGAAGACCTTGCGCAGTCGCACCGGTTTGTGACGCTGTTTTATTCCGACCTGGATCCGCGCACGCTGCGGTTGCGTTATGCCAATGCGGCCCACAACCCGCCCCTGCTCTGGCGCGCCGAGCGACGGGTGATCATGCGGCTCGATGCCGCTGGGCTTCTGATCGGTCTCCAACCTGAAGCTGAGTTCGCCCTTGGCGAGGTTCGCCTTGAACCGGGAGACGTGTTGCTCTACTACACCGATGGTGTGACCGAAGCACCGGGGATCACTGGCGATCGTTTCGACGAGGCGCGGCTGATTCGTGCCCTTGAAACGGCCTGTCGAAGTGGTCAGGGAGCGCAGGGAATTCTTGAAAGCCTGTTTGAACGCTTGGACCGTTTTGTTGGTCCGGATCGTCAGCTGGAGGATGACGCGTCGCTTGTGGTGTTGAAAGTTCCGGAAGCGGTCACGTTGCCGAGTGTGCAGGGACGGTCAATCGCCTGA
- the argH gene encoding argininosuccinate lyase — MAGGVTGGAAGTWSDRFEQGLHPFIEAFNASIGFDLSLLQEDLDGSIAHARMLAGVGVITEAEAEQLVEGLETIRAEAASGSFQPGLADEDVHFAVERRLIALLGPVGKKLHTGRSRNDQVGTDLRLWLRRRLDGLDQDLQRLQGALLTQADRHRRTMIPGYTHLQRAQPLCLAHHLLAYVEMLERDRERLQDVRKRVNICPLGAAALAGTPVPIDRQRTAKELGFSAVYANSLDAVSDRDFCVEFSAAASLVMVHLSRLAEEVIAWASEEFGFVRLSDRCATGSSLMPQKKNPDVPELVRGKTGRVFGHLQGLLTMIKGLPLAYNKDFQEDKEALFDAFRTTRDCVEAMAILFEEGLDFRVERLNEAVEQDFSNATDVADYLVSRGVPFREAYQLVGAVVRRCLEQGCLLRDLDLTAWKELHPAFEADLHDALAPRAVVAARRSEGGTGFERVDEQLQRWLQRFNGTQPVG, encoded by the coding sequence ATGGCTGGTGGGGTGACCGGTGGTGCTGCAGGCACCTGGAGCGATCGTTTTGAGCAAGGTCTGCATCCCTTTATTGAGGCGTTTAACGCCTCCATCGGTTTTGACCTGTCCCTTCTTCAGGAGGATCTCGATGGGTCGATCGCGCATGCCCGGATGCTGGCCGGCGTGGGAGTGATCACGGAGGCGGAGGCTGAGCAGTTGGTGGAGGGCCTGGAGACGATTCGTGCTGAGGCGGCATCCGGCAGTTTCCAGCCCGGTTTGGCTGATGAGGATGTTCACTTCGCTGTGGAACGCCGGCTGATTGCTTTGCTGGGTCCCGTGGGCAAGAAGTTGCACACCGGACGCAGCCGCAATGATCAGGTTGGGACTGACCTACGCCTCTGGTTGCGGCGACGGCTGGATGGCCTGGATCAGGATCTGCAGCGGTTGCAGGGGGCACTGCTGACCCAGGCGGATCGACATCGCCGCACCATGATTCCCGGGTACACCCACCTGCAGCGGGCCCAGCCGCTCTGTCTCGCCCATCACCTTCTCGCCTATGTCGAGATGTTGGAGCGCGACCGCGAGCGTCTTCAGGATGTGCGGAAACGCGTGAACATTTGCCCGCTCGGCGCCGCTGCCCTGGCGGGCACGCCAGTACCGATTGATCGCCAGCGCACCGCGAAGGAGCTGGGTTTTTCAGCGGTTTATGCCAACAGCCTCGATGCGGTCAGCGACCGTGATTTCTGCGTTGAGTTCTCAGCTGCCGCCTCCTTGGTGATGGTGCACCTCAGCCGTCTCGCCGAAGAGGTGATCGCCTGGGCGTCCGAGGAATTCGGCTTCGTGCGGCTCAGCGATCGCTGTGCCACGGGCAGCAGCCTGATGCCTCAGAAGAAGAATCCCGATGTGCCTGAGCTGGTTCGGGGCAAAACAGGACGGGTCTTCGGACATCTCCAGGGATTGCTAACCATGATTAAGGGTCTTCCGCTCGCCTACAACAAGGATTTTCAGGAAGACAAGGAGGCGTTGTTTGATGCCTTCCGCACAACACGTGATTGTGTTGAGGCGATGGCGATTTTGTTTGAGGAAGGCCTTGATTTCAGAGTCGAGCGCCTCAATGAAGCGGTGGAGCAGGATTTCTCCAATGCAACGGATGTGGCCGACTATCTGGTGTCTCGTGGTGTTCCATTTCGCGAGGCTTATCAATTGGTCGGCGCTGTCGTCCGGCGCTGTCTCGAGCAGGGTTGTTTGTTGCGGGACCTTGATCTGACTGCTTGGAAGGAACTTCATCCGGCCTTTGAGGCGGATTTGCATGACGCCCTGGCTCCCCGGGCTGTTGTTGCCGCCCGTCGCAGTGAAGGTGGAACGGGATTTGAGCGTGTTGATGAACAGCTTCAGCGTTGGTTACAGCGTTTCAACGGAACTCAACCGGTGGGATGA
- a CDS encoding RNA-binding protein, whose product MSIFVGNLPFRAEQEDVIELFAQFGEVSNCALPLERDTGRKRGFAFVEMADESTEEAAIEGLQGAELMGRPLRINKAEPRGSAPRRGGGGGGYGGGGGGGGDRPSGARGWEDRSYGARDNAGEGNAYDEGRSRRRRGSSSGGGDDYSGYGGAEG is encoded by the coding sequence GTGAGCATTTTTGTCGGCAACCTTCCCTTCCGCGCTGAGCAGGAAGATGTGATTGAACTGTTTGCCCAGTTCGGTGAAGTGTCCAACTGCGCGCTGCCCCTCGAGCGGGACACAGGTCGCAAGCGTGGTTTTGCTTTCGTTGAGATGGCCGATGAGTCCACCGAAGAAGCAGCCATTGAAGGCCTGCAGGGTGCAGAACTGATGGGCCGTCCTCTCCGGATCAACAAAGCTGAGCCCCGCGGTAGCGCCCCCCGTCGTGGCGGTGGTGGTGGCGGCTACGGCGGCGGCGGTGGTGGCGGCGGTGATCGCCCCTCCGGTGCAAGGGGATGGGAAGACCGCAGCTATGGCGCCCGAGACAATGCTGGTGAGGGCAATGCCTACGACGAGGGTCGCAGCCGTCGTCGCCGTGGATCCTCCAGCGGCGGTGGCGATGACTATTCCGGTTACGGCGGAGCTGAGGGCTGA
- the dusA gene encoding tRNA dihydrouridine(20/20a) synthase DusA, translating to MTAAGSTTAYRFSVAPMLDCTDRHFRVLMRQISRRALLYSEMVVAQALYHSKRRNKLLDFDPVEHPIALQVGGDDPALLAEAARLAQDWGYDEINLNVGCPSQKVQAGNFGACLMAEPDLVARCVEAMVDAGGLPVTVKHRIGIDDLDSDALLTNFVDRVALAGASRFAVHARKAWLEGLDPKQNRTIPPLQHDRVVALKKRRPDLVIELNGGLESPEDCLEALEGCDGAMVGRAAYSHPLRWTSIDALIFGEESRQILASDVVEGLLPHAEAHLERGGRLWDLCRHLVQLVEGVRGARHWRRELGEKAQRPGADLDVLLQAGQQLKDAGL from the coding sequence ATGACTGCCGCCGGATCCACCACTGCCTACCGCTTCAGTGTGGCGCCGATGCTGGATTGCACCGACCGCCATTTCCGGGTGCTGATGCGGCAGATCAGCCGTAGAGCCCTGCTCTACAGCGAAATGGTGGTGGCCCAGGCGCTGTACCACAGCAAACGACGCAACAAGTTGCTGGATTTCGATCCGGTGGAACATCCCATCGCCCTTCAGGTGGGGGGAGACGATCCAGCCCTACTGGCCGAGGCGGCACGACTGGCGCAGGACTGGGGCTACGACGAAATCAACCTCAATGTGGGTTGCCCCAGTCAGAAGGTGCAGGCAGGGAATTTCGGGGCTTGCCTCATGGCGGAACCGGATCTGGTCGCCCGATGCGTGGAGGCCATGGTGGACGCAGGGGGACTCCCCGTGACCGTGAAACATCGGATCGGTATTGACGATCTCGACAGCGATGCCCTGCTGACGAACTTCGTGGATCGAGTGGCTCTGGCAGGGGCCAGCCGCTTCGCTGTTCACGCCCGTAAAGCCTGGCTGGAGGGCCTGGATCCCAAGCAGAACCGAACGATTCCTCCGCTGCAGCATGACCGCGTGGTGGCTCTTAAAAAACGCCGCCCCGATCTGGTGATTGAACTCAACGGGGGGCTGGAATCCCCTGAAGACTGCCTTGAGGCACTGGAAGGATGCGATGGCGCCATGGTGGGACGGGCGGCCTACAGCCATCCCCTGCGCTGGACCAGCATCGATGCCTTGATTTTCGGGGAAGAGTCACGCCAGATCCTGGCGTCAGATGTTGTGGAGGGTCTACTTCCCCATGCAGAGGCTCATCTGGAGAGAGGGGGCCGGCTGTGGGACCTATGCCGTCACCTGGTGCAACTCGTGGAAGGCGTCCGTGGTGCAAGGCACTGGCGGCGGGAGCTGGGGGAGAAAGCCCAGCGCCCTGGAGCTGATCTGGATGTGCTGCTCCAAGCCGGACAGCAACTCAAGGACGCAGGACTCTGA
- the msrB gene encoding peptide-methionine (R)-S-oxide reductase MsrB translates to MSLSAAVLSRRSLLLAAMAGVFGSLWRPQPVLAASNAGDPSWDLNAEQWRERLSPQAYDVLRNEGTERPFTSPLNGEKRSGTYHCAGCDAALFSSEAKFDSGTGWPSFWQPLDGAIATKVDFKLILPRTEYHCSSCGGHQGHVFNDGPRPTGKRYCNNGVALRFQPA, encoded by the coding sequence ATGAGCTTGAGTGCCGCCGTTCTGTCCCGTCGATCGCTGTTGTTGGCGGCAATGGCAGGTGTGTTTGGCAGTCTCTGGAGACCTCAACCTGTGTTGGCGGCGTCCAACGCTGGCGATCCCTCTTGGGATCTCAATGCCGAGCAGTGGCGTGAGCGTTTGTCTCCCCAGGCCTATGACGTGTTGCGCAATGAGGGAACGGAACGTCCCTTCACGAGTCCGCTCAATGGAGAGAAGCGTTCCGGCACATACCACTGCGCCGGCTGTGATGCAGCTTTGTTTTCGTCGGAGGCCAAATTCGACAGCGGCACCGGCTGGCCCAGCTTCTGGCAGCCCCTGGATGGTGCCATCGCCACGAAAGTAGATTTCAAATTGATCCTGCCGCGCACGGAATACCACTGCAGCAGTTGTGGTGGGCACCAGGGCCACGTTTTCAATGACGGACCACGACCCACCGGCAAGCGCTACTGCAACAACGGAGTCGCCCTCCGCTTCCAGCCCGCTTGA
- a CDS encoding NAD(P)/FAD-dependent oxidoreductase — protein MAAITAAEQGVRHVLVLEGTSEPLQKVRISGGGRCNVTHACWDPRELATHYPRGSRPLRGPFSRFACGDAIAWFDEHGLTLVEEPDGRMFPQQNRSEAVIQCLQKAARASGVELRTKVMVQQVRVHPKGGFVLEGRGLEPLRGRCLMLATGGHPSGRKLAEALGHQVVPPVPSLFSLTLQAPALTACSGIAIDGVGLDLKLGNQRFRQTGRVLITHRGLSGPATLRLSAFAARALHQNRYQAELKLDWSAGLGRSGLTDRLQQWRQEQARRTLSASKPFEHLPRRLWQAFLSLAGVEPERRWADLPIKAERRLVELLCAQSVPIQGRGPFGEEFVTAGGVALGDVNLATMESHRCPGLYLAGELLDVDGVTGGFNFQACWSGGWLAGQAIAAVLTGSDQTR, from the coding sequence ATGGCAGCAATCACTGCAGCCGAGCAGGGGGTTCGGCATGTGCTGGTGCTGGAAGGCACCTCTGAGCCCCTCCAGAAGGTACGCATCAGCGGTGGCGGTCGCTGCAATGTGACCCATGCCTGCTGGGATCCCCGTGAACTGGCCACCCACTACCCCCGTGGCAGTAGACCCTTGCGGGGGCCCTTCAGTCGCTTCGCCTGCGGCGATGCGATTGCCTGGTTTGACGAGCACGGGCTCACCCTGGTGGAGGAACCCGATGGACGGATGTTTCCGCAGCAGAACCGTTCTGAGGCCGTGATTCAGTGCCTGCAGAAGGCGGCAAGGGCCTCAGGTGTAGAGCTGCGCACAAAGGTCATGGTCCAGCAGGTGCGCGTTCACCCCAAGGGGGGGTTTGTGCTCGAGGGCCGCGGCCTGGAGCCTTTGCGTGGGCGCTGTTTGATGCTGGCCACGGGGGGGCATCCCAGTGGCCGAAAACTGGCGGAAGCCCTTGGTCATCAGGTGGTGCCGCCGGTGCCATCGCTGTTCAGCCTCACGCTGCAGGCACCGGCGCTGACGGCCTGCAGTGGCATTGCCATCGACGGTGTGGGCCTTGATCTGAAACTGGGCAACCAGCGCTTCCGCCAGACCGGGCGGGTGCTGATCACCCACCGCGGTCTGAGTGGTCCGGCCACGCTGCGCCTCTCGGCCTTTGCCGCCAGGGCCCTGCATCAGAACCGCTACCAGGCTGAGTTGAAGCTGGATTGGAGTGCTGGGTTGGGTCGTTCGGGGCTGACCGACCGATTGCAGCAATGGCGGCAGGAGCAGGCGCGGCGAACTCTTTCAGCATCGAAGCCTTTCGAGCATTTGCCGCGACGGTTGTGGCAAGCCTTTCTGAGCCTGGCTGGGGTGGAGCCAGAACGCCGTTGGGCCGATCTGCCGATCAAGGCGGAGCGTCGATTGGTGGAGCTGCTCTGCGCGCAGAGTGTGCCGATCCAGGGACGTGGGCCGTTCGGGGAGGAGTTCGTCACCGCCGGCGGTGTCGCCTTGGGGGACGTCAACCTGGCCACGATGGAGAGCCACCGATGCCCCGGCCTCTACCTGGCCGGAGAATTGCTGGATGTGGATGGGGTAACCGGCGGTTTCAACTTTCAGGCCTGCTGGAGCGGCGGTTGGTTGGCGGGCCAGGCCATCGCTGCAGTGCTTACTGGATCTGATCAAACACGGTGA
- a CDS encoding type II secretion system F family protein encodes MAAFIASYSGPTGQPRTVTIKAANLAEAKKLLRRRGIRAEELRPVSPGNSQDTKTDGAEAGGLKSIDLNRMFEKAPGVKEKAVFASKLAALVDAGVPIVRSLDLMATQQKLPMFKRALTKVSLDVNEGIALATALRQWPKVFDQLSIAMVEAGEAGGVLDEALKRLAKLLEDNAKLQNQIKGALGYPIAVLVIAILVFLGMTIFLIPTFAGIFEDLGAELPAFTRLLVDLSALLRSSASLYAIGVILLAIWMLNRFYATHNGRRTIDRLMLKLPLFGELILMTATAQFCRIFSSLTRAGVPILMSMEISSETAGNAIISDAILASRAMVQEGVLLSNALIRQKVLPDMALNMLAIGEETGEMDKMLSKVADFYEDEVGAMVKALTSMLEPAMIVVVGGIVGSILLAMYLPMFTVFDQIQ; translated from the coding sequence ATGGCCGCCTTCATTGCCTCCTACTCCGGTCCCACCGGACAACCGCGAACGGTGACGATCAAGGCAGCCAACCTGGCTGAGGCCAAAAAGCTGCTGCGGCGTCGTGGAATTCGCGCCGAAGAACTGCGGCCCGTCAGCCCCGGAAACAGCCAAGACACCAAAACCGATGGGGCCGAGGCGGGAGGTCTGAAGTCGATCGACCTCAACCGAATGTTTGAAAAGGCACCGGGCGTTAAGGAGAAGGCCGTGTTCGCCAGCAAGCTGGCGGCCCTGGTCGATGCCGGCGTGCCGATCGTGCGCAGCCTCGATCTAATGGCGACGCAGCAAAAGCTGCCGATGTTCAAACGGGCGCTCACCAAAGTGAGCCTCGACGTCAATGAGGGCATTGCGCTGGCGACAGCCCTGCGTCAATGGCCGAAGGTGTTTGATCAACTCAGCATCGCCATGGTGGAAGCCGGCGAAGCCGGCGGTGTGCTGGATGAGGCCCTGAAGCGACTTGCCAAGTTGCTGGAAGACAACGCCAAACTTCAGAACCAGATCAAGGGAGCCTTGGGCTATCCCATCGCCGTGCTGGTGATCGCCATCCTGGTGTTCCTGGGGATGACCATCTTTCTGATCCCAACCTTCGCGGGGATCTTCGAAGATCTAGGGGCCGAGCTGCCGGCCTTCACCCGACTGCTCGTTGATCTGAGCGCACTGCTGCGTTCCTCTGCCTCGCTTTATGCGATCGGGGTGATCCTGCTGGCGATCTGGATGTTGAACCGGTTCTACGCAACCCACAACGGTCGTCGAACGATCGACCGCCTGATGCTGAAGCTGCCACTCTTCGGCGAACTGATCCTGATGACGGCGACAGCTCAGTTTTGCCGGATCTTCAGTTCGCTCACGCGGGCCGGTGTGCCGATCCTGATGTCGATGGAAATCTCGAGCGAAACCGCCGGCAACGCGATCATTTCCGATGCCATCCTTGCCTCGCGGGCCATGGTTCAGGAGGGCGTGCTGTTGAGCAATGCGCTGATCCGCCAGAAGGTGCTGCCAGACATGGCACTGAACATGCTGGCCATCGGCGAGGAAACCGGTGAAATGGACAAAATGCTCAGCAAGGTGGCGGACTTCTACGAAGACGAAGTCGGCGCCATGGTCAAAGCACTCACATCAATGCTCGAACCCGCGATGATCGTTGTGGTGGGCGGAATCGTGGGATCCATCCTGCTGGCGATGTACCTGCCGATGTTCACCGTGTTTGATCAGATCCAGTAA
- a CDS encoding type IV pilus twitching motility protein PilT: MDLMIEDLMEQLVQGGGSDLHLATGQPPYGRFSGELRPMTDRPLAEEDCNKLIFSMLNNSQRKTLEQTWELDCAYGLKGVARFRVNVYRQKGSYAACLRALGSTIPSVDLLNLPPVVLETSARPRGLVLVTGPTGSGKTTTLAALLDHINHTRSEHILTIEDPIEFVYQSDKSLVHQRQLNEDTRSFANALRAALREDPDVILVGEMRDLETIQLAVSAAETGHLVFGTLHTSSAAQTVDRMVDVFPPEQQTQIRVQLSGSLVAVFSQTLCRRQNPAEGQFGRVMAQEILINTPATANLIREGKSAQLYSQIQTGGEQGMQTLEKALANLVLNGDVSRAEAMGKASKPGELQRLIGEI, from the coding sequence ATGGATCTGATGATCGAAGACCTGATGGAACAACTGGTGCAGGGCGGTGGCAGTGATCTGCACCTCGCCACCGGTCAACCGCCCTACGGCCGCTTCAGCGGTGAACTGCGTCCGATGACGGACCGACCCCTGGCCGAGGAGGACTGCAACAAGCTGATCTTCTCAATGCTGAACAACAGCCAGCGCAAAACGCTGGAGCAGACCTGGGAACTGGACTGCGCCTACGGCCTGAAGGGCGTTGCACGCTTCCGCGTGAACGTCTACCGCCAGAAAGGCAGCTATGCCGCCTGCCTTAGGGCCCTTGGCAGCACGATTCCAAGCGTTGACCTGCTGAACCTGCCTCCTGTGGTGCTGGAGACCAGTGCGCGGCCCAGGGGGCTTGTGCTGGTGACCGGTCCGACCGGATCCGGCAAAACCACCACCCTGGCGGCTCTACTGGATCACATCAATCACACCCGCAGCGAACACATCCTCACGATCGAAGACCCGATCGAGTTCGTGTATCAGAGCGACAAAAGTCTGGTGCACCAACGCCAGCTCAACGAAGACACCCGCAGCTTCGCCAACGCGTTGCGCGCCGCCCTGCGGGAGGACCCGGACGTGATCCTGGTGGGTGAGATGCGTGATCTGGAAACCATTCAACTGGCCGTGAGTGCCGCCGAAACCGGACACCTCGTCTTCGGAACCCTGCACACCAGCTCAGCGGCCCAGACCGTGGATCGGATGGTCGACGTCTTCCCGCCGGAGCAACAGACCCAGATCCGTGTGCAACTTTCGGGAAGCTTGGTGGCTGTGTTTTCCCAGACCCTCTGCCGGCGTCAGAACCCCGCAGAGGGACAGTTCGGTCGGGTGATGGCGCAGGAAATCCTGATCAACACACCCGCCACGGCCAACCTGATCCGCGAGGGCAAATCGGCGCAGCTCTATTCCCAAATCCAAACAGGGGGAGAACAGGGCATGCAGACCCTGGAGAAAGCCCTGGCCAACCTGGTGCTCAATGGGGATGTATCCCGCGCCGAAGCGATGGGCAAGGCCAGCAAACCGGGCGAATTGCAGCGCTTAATCGGTGAAATCTGA